The following coding sequences are from one Devosia neptuniae window:
- a CDS encoding LysR family transcriptional regulator — MKRDEFAEMRAFLEVSKQRSFTRAAGKLGVTPSALSHTVKALESRLGVRLLSRTTRDVAPTLAGERLRAGIEPHFDGIAAQVSALGAMRDQPSGHLRIVSTDDSVDIVFRPRLAKFFADYPDISVELIVDNAYSNIVEQQFDAGVRLGESIAKDMIAVRIGPDVAYCVVGSPQYFERHPAPVTPQDLTEHRCINYRLPTSGAVYAWELRDGAREFSVRVEGQFTLNNMGPAVQAALDGVGLAYVPRELVRSYIEAGELQEVLHQYCPTFQGYHLYYPSRRHLSPAFSAFVEAFRFRTK; from the coding sequence ATGAAGCGTGACGAATTTGCCGAGATGCGCGCCTTCCTCGAGGTGAGCAAGCAGCGCAGCTTTACGCGTGCGGCCGGCAAACTGGGCGTTACGCCCTCGGCGCTGAGCCATACGGTCAAGGCGCTGGAATCCAGACTTGGCGTTCGCCTGCTGTCGCGCACTACCCGCGACGTGGCTCCGACGCTGGCAGGGGAGCGTCTCCGGGCCGGTATCGAGCCGCATTTCGACGGTATTGCCGCCCAGGTCAGCGCGCTCGGCGCCATGCGCGATCAACCGAGCGGCCATCTGCGGATCGTGAGCACCGACGACTCGGTGGACATTGTGTTCCGACCGCGCCTTGCCAAATTCTTTGCCGACTACCCGGACATCAGCGTCGAACTGATCGTCGACAACGCCTATTCCAATATTGTCGAACAACAATTCGATGCCGGCGTCAGGCTCGGGGAATCCATCGCCAAGGACATGATTGCGGTCCGCATCGGCCCCGATGTCGCCTATTGCGTGGTGGGATCACCGCAATATTTCGAGCGGCATCCGGCGCCGGTGACGCCGCAGGACCTCACTGAACACAGATGTATCAACTACCGCCTGCCGACCTCTGGTGCTGTCTATGCCTGGGAGTTGCGGGACGGCGCCCGCGAATTCAGCGTCCGCGTCGAGGGTCAGTTCACGCTCAACAATATGGGTCCCGCAGTTCAGGCAGCGCTCGATGGCGTTGGGCTCGCCTATGTGCCGCGCGAGCTGGTGCGATCCTATATTGAAGCCGGCGAACTGCAGGAAGTCTTGCATCAATACTGCCCGACATTTCAGGGTTACCATCTCTACTATCCAAGCCGCCGCCACCTCTCGCCAGCATTTTCAGCTTTCGTGGAGGCGTTCCGGTTTCGGACTAAATAG
- a CDS encoding ABC transporter permease, whose product MGQEKRSLGFYVLAAFFVLFVLFLYGPLSAVFILSFQGPQGGLTFPLNGVSIRWFQNLFETQAVGNFGASFGRSLALGLMVMGATVLVSLLAGLAFRRKFIGASPLFYLTVASLVVPSIIVSLGIGVLFQQIGIQPNWFSSGFGAHLTWTLPFGVLIMFAVFNRFSPSYEEAARDLGASSWQTFYHVVLPMIAPSLIGVGLFGFSLSYDEFARTLMTSGSSNTLPLEIYGMTTNVTTPVLYALGTVTTLFSFLVILVTLGAILWVNRRRAQA is encoded by the coding sequence ATGGGCCAGGAAAAACGCAGCCTCGGCTTTTATGTGCTGGCAGCCTTCTTCGTGCTGTTCGTGCTGTTCCTTTATGGTCCGCTTTCGGCCGTCTTTATCCTCAGCTTCCAGGGGCCGCAGGGCGGGCTGACCTTCCCGCTCAATGGGGTCTCGATCCGCTGGTTTCAGAACCTGTTCGAAACCCAGGCAGTGGGCAATTTTGGCGCCAGTTTCGGGCGCTCGCTCGCGCTGGGCCTGATGGTGATGGGGGCAACTGTGCTGGTGTCGCTGCTGGCTGGCCTCGCCTTCCGCCGCAAATTCATCGGCGCATCGCCACTATTCTATCTAACGGTTGCCAGCCTTGTCGTGCCCTCGATCATCGTCTCGCTGGGCATCGGCGTGTTGTTCCAGCAGATCGGCATCCAGCCCAACTGGTTCAGCTCCGGCTTTGGCGCCCATCTCACCTGGACACTGCCCTTCGGCGTGCTGATCATGTTTGCCGTGTTCAACCGGTTCTCGCCCTCCTACGAGGAGGCGGCGCGTGATCTGGGGGCCAGCTCGTGGCAGACTTTTTATCATGTCGTGCTGCCGATGATCGCACCCAGCCTGATCGGCGTCGGGCTGTTCGGCTTCTCGCTCAGCTATGACGAATTCGCCCGCACCCTGATGACCTCGGGCAGCTCCAACACCCTGCCGCTCGAAATCTATGGCATGACCACCAATGTCACGACGCCAGTGCTCTATGCCCTGGGCACCGTGACGACATTGTTCTCGTTCCTCGTGATCTTGGTGACGCTCGGGGCTATCCTGTGGGTCAACCGCCGCCGAGCCCAGGCATGA
- a CDS encoding ABC transporter permease codes for MNNLIARATPYLQATPLLLILGFFLAIPILLLLIVSFWDYDFAGMIPDFVTFNYTETLGSWVTWKTYGNTLKFAAMVWAITAFVGFWVAYFLAFHVRTATMQMVLFLVCTVPFLTSNIIRMISWIPVLGRNGLINSGLVGAGVIDQPIEWLLYSDFAVILAMVHLYTLFMVTPIFNTMMRIDKSLIEAARDGGAKDWQIIWNVILPLAKPGIAIGTIFVVTLVMADFSTVQVMSGGQSASVALMMRNQMSLLQYPAAAANAIVLLVLVLFMVAGILRIVDIRKEL; via the coding sequence ATGAACAACCTAATCGCCCGCGCTACGCCTTATCTGCAGGCAACGCCGCTGCTCCTCATTCTTGGCTTCTTCCTCGCCATTCCAATCCTGCTGCTGCTGATCGTCAGCTTCTGGGACTACGATTTCGCCGGCATGATCCCGGATTTCGTGACCTTCAACTATACCGAGACACTCGGTTCGTGGGTCACCTGGAAGACCTATGGGAATACGCTGAAATTCGCCGCCATGGTCTGGGCCATCACCGCCTTTGTCGGCTTCTGGGTCGCCTATTTCCTAGCCTTCCACGTGCGGACGGCGACCATGCAGATGGTGCTGTTTCTGGTTTGCACCGTACCCTTCCTAACCTCCAACATCATCCGCATGATCTCGTGGATTCCGGTGCTCGGCCGTAACGGGTTGATTAATTCCGGGCTGGTTGGAGCTGGAGTCATCGACCAGCCGATCGAGTGGTTGCTCTATTCCGATTTCGCGGTGATCCTGGCCATGGTGCATCTCTATACGCTTTTCATGGTGACGCCGATTTTCAACACCATGATGCGCATCGACAAATCACTGATCGAGGCGGCGCGCGACGGTGGCGCCAAGGACTGGCAGATCATCTGGAATGTCATCCTGCCCTTGGCCAAGCCCGGCATCGCCATCGGCACTATCTTCGTGGTGACGCTGGTCATGGCCGATTTTTCGACCGTGCAGGTGATGAGTGGTGGCCAATCGGCCTCGGTGGCCCTGATGATGCGCAACCAGATGTCGCTATTGCAATATCCAGCCGCTGCCGCCAACGCCATCGTGCTGCTGGTGCTGGTGCTTTTCATGGTCGCGGGCATTCTGCGCATCGTCGATATCCGCAAGGAGCTCTGA
- a CDS encoding GntR family transcriptional regulator encodes MTLTDQTFAAPPPVEDRAMMIRDHLRDAIVDRRLAPGTKLNEAEVGTLFEVSRTVVRAALQALAFEGLVKTERNRGAFVANPTPEEARQVFASRRLIEPGLALAAAQRITTSEIAAFRERLQHESELLNQRGPSARRAEIHASGDFHLLLAKVAGNAILLRFMEELVARSSLVIALYGNSGASSCGHSDHGNILAALEQGDGERAGKLLLTHIDHIEADLDLRNTSNLPLRDALVIGAGI; translated from the coding sequence ATGACGCTTACAGACCAGACCTTTGCCGCGCCGCCCCCTGTCGAGGACCGCGCCATGATGATCCGCGATCATCTGCGCGACGCGATCGTCGATCGCCGGTTGGCGCCTGGCACGAAACTCAACGAAGCCGAAGTCGGCACGCTGTTCGAGGTCAGCCGCACTGTGGTTCGCGCTGCCCTCCAGGCGCTCGCCTTCGAGGGACTGGTCAAGACCGAACGCAATCGGGGTGCCTTCGTCGCCAATCCAACGCCGGAAGAGGCTCGCCAGGTCTTTGCCTCGCGCCGCTTGATCGAGCCGGGATTGGCGCTCGCGGCCGCGCAACGCATCACGACCAGCGAAATCGCTGCGTTCCGCGAGCGCCTGCAGCACGAGAGCGAATTGCTCAACCAACGTGGCCCATCCGCTCGCCGTGCCGAAATTCATGCCTCGGGCGATTTCCACCTGCTGCTCGCCAAGGTCGCGGGCAATGCCATCCTCTTGCGCTTCATGGAGGAATTGGTCGCCCGCTCCTCCCTGGTCATCGCGCTTTACGGCAATTCCGGCGCCTCCAGTTGCGGCCATAGTGACCACGGCAATATCCTGGCAGCGCTGGAACAGGGCGATGGGGAGCGCGCCGGCAAGCTGCTGCTCACCCATATCGACCATATCGAAGCCGATCTCGACTTGCGCAACACCAGCAACCTGCCGCTACGCGACGCCTTGGTCATCGGGGCGGGAATCTAA
- a CDS encoding serine hydrolase domain-containing protein → MSQQLETSTLSNAIDVAIDDALARARIAGGVVLVVEDGKIVYERAAGYADRETGRSMQIDTPFRFASVTKPFTTMAALTLVEAGRLSPDDRVTQYLPDFAPRLADGSLADIRVEHLMAHTAGLDYRFQQAADGPYARADVSDGLDENRGSFAANLARIASVPLDQRPGENWRYSVATDVLGGVVEAVTGMKLDGAIAALVTEPLRLGAAFHWPDANIAVPYHDGASGPVRMGVGVELPQRYIEGPGVRFDPERIRDAAAWPSGGAGMAGRARDVLTLLEAYRAGSFLSEDLREAARTVRIGAEAMGPGWGFSWLGATLVDPAAAGSQWSTGSATWGGTYGHTWGIDFAKKRTFIAMTNTAYEGMSGKFAQDIAAAFALPLS, encoded by the coding sequence ATGAGCCAACAATTAGAGACTTCGACCCTGTCAAACGCGATTGATGTCGCGATTGATGATGCACTTGCCCGAGCGCGCATCGCCGGTGGCGTGGTGCTTGTCGTCGAAGACGGCAAGATCGTCTACGAACGGGCGGCGGGCTACGCCGACCGCGAGACAGGCCGGTCGATGCAGATCGATACGCCGTTCCGGTTCGCATCCGTCACCAAGCCCTTTACCACCATGGCCGCCCTGACACTGGTGGAAGCCGGGCGTCTGTCGCCTGATGATCGGGTGACGCAATATCTGCCAGACTTTGCCCCACGCCTAGCCGATGGCTCGCTCGCGGATATCCGGGTCGAACACTTGATGGCACACACGGCAGGTCTCGACTACCGCTTCCAGCAAGCCGCGGATGGGCCCTATGCCCGCGCCGATGTTTCGGATGGACTGGATGAAAACCGGGGCTCATTCGCGGCCAATCTCGCCCGCATTGCGAGCGTGCCGCTGGACCAGCGCCCAGGCGAGAACTGGCGCTATTCCGTTGCGACCGATGTGCTGGGTGGTGTGGTCGAAGCCGTCACCGGTATGAAGCTTGACGGCGCGATCGCTGCGCTTGTCACTGAGCCACTGCGATTGGGTGCGGCGTTTCATTGGCCCGATGCGAACATTGCTGTCCCCTATCATGACGGTGCATCGGGACCGGTGCGGATGGGTGTCGGCGTGGAACTGCCCCAGCGTTATATCGAAGGTCCGGGCGTGCGCTTTGATCCGGAGCGCATTCGGGACGCGGCGGCTTGGCCCTCGGGTGGTGCTGGCATGGCTGGCCGCGCACGCGACGTGCTCACCCTGCTTGAGGCTTACCGCGCCGGCAGCTTCCTGAGCGAGGACTTGCGCGAGGCAGCGCGGACAGTCCGGATCGGCGCGGAGGCAATGGGGCCGGGTTGGGGCTTTTCCTGGCTGGGCGCCACCCTGGTCGACCCTGCGGCTGCCGGCAGCCAATGGAGCACGGGGTCGGCGACTTGGGGCGGTACCTACGGCCACACATGGGGCATCGACTTCGCCAAAAAGCGCACATTCATTGCAATGACGAACACGGCCTATGAGGGCATGTCTGGCAAGTTCGCCCAGGACATCGCCGCCGCATTCGCCCTGCCACTCTCTTAA
- a CDS encoding SDR family oxidoreductase — MTEGIKNKVVVITGASSGLGEATARHLAAKGASVVLGARRADRIHALAEELTAAGHKAKAVATDVTDRDQVKDLVQAAIDTFGRIDVMLNNAGLMPLAPLERLKIDEWDRMIDVNLKGVLYGIAAALPRMQAQKSGHIINVSSVYGHVVDPGATVYCATKHAVRALSEGLRKEVKPYNIRTTVISPGAVSTELLEHISEKDIQQGTRDFVSKIAVGPDTFARAVAFAINEPDDVDINEILFRPTAQPV; from the coding sequence ATGACTGAAGGCATCAAAAACAAGGTCGTCGTCATCACCGGCGCCAGCAGTGGCCTGGGCGAAGCCACCGCACGTCATCTCGCCGCCAAGGGCGCCTCCGTCGTGCTTGGCGCCCGCCGCGCCGACCGCATCCACGCCCTGGCCGAGGAATTGACGGCGGCGGGGCATAAGGCGAAAGCCGTGGCCACGGACGTCACTGATCGCGATCAGGTCAAGGATCTGGTGCAGGCAGCGATCGACACATTCGGTCGTATCGACGTGATGCTCAACAATGCCGGCCTGATGCCTTTGGCACCGCTCGAGCGCCTCAAGATCGACGAGTGGGATCGCATGATCGACGTCAACCTCAAGGGCGTCCTTTACGGTATCGCCGCCGCCCTGCCGCGCATGCAGGCACAGAAGTCCGGGCACATCATCAATGTTTCCTCGGTCTATGGCCATGTCGTGGATCCCGGCGCCACGGTCTATTGTGCGACCAAGCACGCCGTGCGGGCGCTGTCCGAAGGCCTGCGCAAGGAAGTGAAGCCCTACAATATCCGTACGACCGTCATCTCGCCCGGCGCCGTCAGCACCGAACTGCTCGAGCATATCAGCGAAAAGGATATCCAGCAGGGCACCAGGGATTTCGTCAGCAAGATCGCGGTTGGCCCGGATACCTTCGCCCGCGCCGTCGCCTTTGCCATCAACGAGCCCGACGACGTCGACATCAACGAAATCCTGTTCCGCCCGACGGCACAGCCGGTCTGA
- a CDS encoding ABC transporter ATP-binding protein, protein MSKAAEIDIASVSKIYGKTTAVDAISLKIPAGSYCCLLGPSGCGKTSTLRMIAGHESVSVGDIVLGKNVVTHLPPAKRGTAMMFQSYALFPHLDLVDNVAFSLKMAGVDKDTRRARALDLLKLMQMDAYASRKPAQLSGGQQQRVALARALITDPEALLLDEPLSALDPFLKIRMRAELKKLQKQLGITFVHVTHSQEEAMALADIIVVMSDGRIEQAASPREVFERPATAFVARFMGDHNVISGKVVNSADGLVTFEIVGGGTFSAAGEPRPPGANVDAAVRTDHVRIGESPIKGLGFTGIVSNLEYRGGTIKLTIEGAGIAEFTAIITDKAFYAAPVAVGDAVPLHWDSEDAIVLGTPDP, encoded by the coding sequence ATGTCCAAGGCTGCCGAGATCGACATCGCTTCCGTTTCCAAGATTTATGGAAAGACGACGGCGGTCGATGCCATCAGCCTCAAGATTCCGGCTGGGAGCTATTGCTGTCTGTTGGGGCCGTCAGGCTGCGGCAAGACTTCGACCCTGCGCATGATTGCCGGGCACGAAAGCGTCTCGGTGGGCGACATTGTGTTGGGCAAGAATGTGGTGACGCATCTGCCGCCGGCCAAGCGTGGAACCGCAATGATGTTCCAGTCCTATGCGCTGTTTCCCCATCTCGACCTGGTCGACAATGTCGCCTTCAGCCTCAAGATGGCCGGCGTCGACAAGGACACCCGCCGGGCCCGGGCGCTCGACCTGCTCAAGCTGATGCAGATGGACGCCTATGCCAGCCGCAAGCCGGCGCAGCTGTCGGGCGGCCAGCAACAGCGCGTGGCGCTAGCGCGGGCGCTGATCACCGATCCCGAGGCACTGCTGCTGGACGAGCCGCTCTCGGCGCTGGATCCCTTCCTCAAGATCCGCATGCGGGCCGAACTCAAGAAGCTGCAAAAGCAGCTCGGCATCACTTTCGTGCATGTGACCCATAGCCAGGAAGAGGCGATGGCGCTGGCCGACATCATCGTAGTGATGAGCGACGGCCGCATCGAGCAGGCGGCAAGCCCCCGCGAAGTGTTCGAGCGCCCGGCGACGGCATTCGTGGCCCGCTTCATGGGCGACCACAACGTCATATCCGGCAAGGTGGTGAATTCCGCTGACGGCCTTGTCACCTTCGAGATCGTTGGCGGCGGCACTTTCTCGGCCGCGGGCGAGCCGCGACCGCCCGGCGCCAATGTTGATGCCGCAGTACGCACCGACCACGTCCGGATCGGGGAAAGCCCGATCAAGGGCCTCGGCTTCACCGGCATCGTCTCCAATCTCGAATATCGCGGCGGCACGATCAAGCTGACCATCGAAGGCGCCGGCATCGCCGAATTCACCGCCATCATCACCGACAAGGCCTTCTACGCGGCGCCCGTCGCAGTGGGTGATGCGGTGCCCCTCCATTGGGATAGCGAGGACGCCATCGTCCTCGGCACACCCGATCCATGA
- a CDS encoding aspartate/glutamate racemase family protein has protein sequence MTRIAVINPNTTASMTATIAYAARLVAAPTTEIIPVTSSMGPVSIEGYYDEAFALPGLLREIGKAEREGAAAAVIACFDDTGLDAARAMARMPVIGICEAALVTAAFIAKRFTVVTTMERSRVPIEELVHRYGMAGRARVRAANIAVLSLEDPNSGARDRLRSEIVRAIAEDNAEAIVLGCAGMADLAKTLSQEFGLPVIDGVGAAVKQAEALVALGLTTSKRGAYAAPLVKRYEGALAEFAPV, from the coding sequence ATGACCCGCATCGCAGTAATCAACCCCAACACCACTGCCAGCATGACCGCGACCATCGCCTATGCAGCGCGGCTGGTCGCCGCGCCAACCACCGAGATCATCCCGGTGACCTCGAGCATGGGGCCGGTGTCGATCGAAGGCTATTACGACGAGGCTTTTGCCCTGCCCGGCCTGTTGCGCGAGATCGGCAAGGCCGAGCGCGAAGGCGCCGCCGCGGCGGTGATTGCCTGTTTCGACGATACCGGGCTCGATGCCGCTCGCGCCATGGCGCGCATGCCAGTGATCGGCATCTGCGAGGCGGCGCTGGTGACTGCCGCCTTCATCGCCAAGCGCTTCACGGTTGTGACGACGATGGAGCGCTCGCGTGTGCCGATCGAGGAACTGGTGCATCGCTATGGCATGGCCGGCCGTGCCCGCGTTCGCGCCGCCAACATCGCCGTGCTCTCGCTTGAAGACCCCAATTCGGGCGCCCGTGATCGGCTGCGCAGTGAAATCGTTCGTGCCATTGCCGAGGATAATGCCGAAGCCATCGTGCTGGGCTGCGCCGGCATGGCGGACCTCGCGAAAACCCTGAGCCAGGAATTCGGCCTGCCGGTTATCGATGGCGTCGGCGCGGCGGTGAAACAAGCCGAAGCCCTGGTGGCGCTTGGATTGACGACCAGCAAACGCGGCGCCTATGCCGCGCCCCTGGTCAAGCGCTATGAGGGCGCGCTGGCCGAGTTTGCTCCGGTATGA
- a CDS encoding LysR substrate-binding domain-containing protein, protein MARLDREVELRHTSRALKHGLTMPPDLLSLLPAFRMVATAGGFTAASGRLGITPSAVSQKIRQLESLVDARLFERTSRSIRLTEAGRLLLQDTDRAFGDIAEALDRVRTAGRRPAGNLRINLSRLAAQFCILPRLADFVRHYPDIDVELATDDRLSDIVAGGFDAGIRFSDTLELDMIARPIGPVLHRRVLASRAYLEAAGIPQHPNDLASHQVIRYRFPGSQRLEPLTFNVGDQVVRLDPPPRLVFDDNNHFDFAVRAGLGVAQLYRTTEIPANESDELVEVLHQFEPRPSQFQLYYPTRNQPPKLRAFIDWFCS, encoded by the coding sequence ATGGCCCGCCTTGATCGTGAAGTTGAGCTGAGGCATACTTCAAGGGCCTTGAAGCATGGATTAACGATGCCCCCTGATCTTCTTTCGTTGCTGCCGGCATTCCGCATGGTCGCGACCGCAGGCGGTTTCACCGCCGCGTCCGGCCGGCTTGGAATAACGCCGTCGGCGGTGTCGCAAAAAATCCGGCAGCTCGAATCCCTGGTCGACGCCCGGCTTTTCGAGCGCACCAGCCGCAGCATCCGGCTGACCGAGGCCGGCCGCCTGCTGCTGCAGGATACCGACCGGGCTTTTGGTGATATCGCCGAAGCGCTTGATCGGGTGCGGACTGCCGGCCGCCGGCCCGCCGGGAATTTGCGGATCAACCTGTCGCGGCTAGCGGCGCAGTTCTGCATCTTGCCGCGGTTGGCAGATTTCGTGCGGCACTATCCCGATATCGACGTGGAACTCGCGACGGATGACCGACTGAGCGATATCGTTGCCGGTGGGTTCGACGCGGGCATCCGGTTTTCGGACACTCTGGAACTGGACATGATCGCGCGCCCTATCGGTCCAGTTCTGCACCGCCGGGTGCTGGCTTCGCGCGCCTATCTGGAGGCCGCGGGCATTCCCCAGCACCCCAATGATCTGGCGAGCCATCAGGTGATCCGCTACCGATTTCCGGGCAGCCAGCGGCTGGAGCCATTGACCTTCAATGTGGGCGATCAGGTCGTGCGCCTCGATCCGCCGCCGCGGCTGGTGTTCGACGACAATAATCACTTCGACTTCGCCGTTCGCGCGGGTCTGGGTGTTGCCCAGCTCTATCGAACGACGGAAATCCCCGCCAACGAGTCCGACGAACTGGTCGAGGTGCTGCACCAATTTGAGCCGCGACCATCTCAGTTCCAGCTCTATTACCCCACGCGCAATCAGCCGCCAAAGCTGCGGGCCTTCATCGACTGGTTTTGCAGTTAG
- a CDS encoding GNAT family N-acetyltransferase, whose protein sequence is MTRTVRTLTLAEIQLLLDWAAAEGWNPGLDDAQPFHAADPASFFGAFVGEQMVAGISAIAYDAHFGFIGLYICHPDWRGQGHGKAVWDAAMAYLGSRTIGLDGVAEQQANYASMGFAPVYETIRMSGTLPDRPADDQCLPPARLDDIRELDALCFPAPRDAFLRHWLTPPRHSLVHRTGGMIDGHAVCRPCREGTKIGPLFARTMRAATNILTTQSGSVHIDVPAYQTEWLATLVSLGFRRGFTTQRMYRGKPPATHMPAVFGISSLELG, encoded by the coding sequence ATGACCCGCACGGTTCGAACGCTCACCCTGGCAGAAATCCAGCTTCTGCTGGATTGGGCGGCCGCCGAAGGCTGGAATCCCGGGCTCGACGATGCCCAGCCATTTCATGCCGCCGATCCAGCTAGTTTCTTCGGTGCGTTCGTTGGCGAACAAATGGTCGCCGGCATCTCGGCCATCGCCTATGACGCCCATTTTGGCTTCATCGGCCTCTATATCTGTCACCCCGACTGGCGCGGACAAGGCCACGGCAAAGCCGTGTGGGACGCTGCCATGGCCTATCTCGGCTCGCGCACCATCGGGCTCGATGGCGTGGCTGAGCAGCAAGCCAATTATGCAAGCATGGGTTTCGCGCCCGTTTATGAAACCATCCGCATGAGCGGCACACTGCCCGACCGCCCCGCCGATGACCAATGCCTGCCGCCAGCACGTCTCGACGACATCCGCGAATTGGATGCCCTGTGCTTCCCTGCCCCGCGCGACGCCTTTTTGCGGCATTGGCTCACGCCGCCGCGCCATAGCCTTGTTCACCGAACCGGTGGCATGATCGATGGCCATGCTGTGTGTCGTCCGTGCCGCGAAGGGACCAAGATCGGCCCGCTCTTCGCTCGCACCATGCGTGCTGCCACCAACATCTTGACCACCCAATCCGGCTCCGTCCACATCGACGTCCCCGCCTACCAGACTGAATGGCTGGCGACCTTGGTGAGCCTTGGCTTCAGGAGGGGCTTTACGACCCAACGCATGTACAGGGGCAAACCACCTGCTACGCATATGCCTGCTGTCTTCGGCATCTCCAGCCTGGAACTCGGCTGA
- a CDS encoding cyclophilin-like fold protein, whose protein sequence is MADAPTQFTRRTLLQAAFATAMLPGTVRAQADTDPASQEPNGMKISLTFNGMTMTASLYDNPSARDFASMLPLDLTIEDFGGNEKIVHLPRKLTEDGAGPFSNEQPGDLCYFRPWGNLALFYGDYRWDGLIRLGRFDDGFDPLLVRGKFPVRIERI, encoded by the coding sequence ATGGCCGATGCGCCCACCCAGTTCACTCGACGCACACTATTGCAAGCAGCCTTTGCCACAGCAATGCTCCCGGGCACTGTGCGGGCGCAGGCTGATACCGATCCAGCAAGCCAGGAGCCGAATGGCATGAAAATCTCTTTGACCTTCAATGGCATGACCATGACGGCCAGCCTCTACGACAATCCGTCCGCGCGCGACTTTGCGTCCATGCTGCCACTCGATCTGACGATCGAGGATTTCGGCGGCAATGAAAAGATCGTGCATCTGCCGCGCAAACTGACCGAGGACGGCGCGGGGCCTTTTAGCAACGAGCAGCCGGGCGACCTCTGCTACTTCCGGCCGTGGGGCAATCTGGCGCTGTTCTATGGGGACTATCGCTGGGACGGGCTGATCCGCCTCGGCCGCTTTGATGACGGCTTCGATCCACTGCTGGTGCGCGGCAAATTCCCCGTCCGCATTGAGCGCATCTGA
- a CDS encoding ABC transporter substrate-binding protein has product MTETAKKTGISRRNLLKTGAAAMAGTALGTGAITGFPTIWAQNPITLRQFGTGVSNLNAIAEKCKEDLGITLEMTATDSDAAAQRAVTQPDSYDIADIEYWILKKVFPTGVIQPMDTSKLTYYDKIVPLFKTGKLLPDSVIAQGTAPHTVGFVEAPGDKTFAKGETGWFTMVPTIYNADTLGIRPDLVGRDITTWADIMDPAFKGKAAIINVPSIGIMDAAMIMEAMGNITYGDKGNMTTAEIDATIDFLIKAKQDGQFRAFWKSFDESVNLMSSGEVVIQSMWSPAVAAVRSKGIACTYQPLKEGYRSWGGGLGLAAHLQGAQLDAAYEYINWYTSGWVGGYLNRQGYYSAAMETAKEHMSADEWGYWIEGKAATGDILAPDGTVMEKAGAIRDGGSFEERMGKVACWNSVMDEDRYMVRRWNEFIAA; this is encoded by the coding sequence ATGACAGAGACTGCCAAAAAGACCGGCATTTCCCGCCGCAACTTGCTCAAGACCGGCGCTGCCGCCATGGCCGGTACGGCCCTGGGCACCGGAGCCATCACCGGCTTCCCCACCATCTGGGCACAGAACCCGATCACCCTGCGCCAGTTCGGCACGGGTGTGAGCAACCTCAATGCGATCGCCGAAAAGTGCAAGGAAGACCTCGGCATTACGCTCGAGATGACGGCGACGGATTCCGATGCTGCGGCGCAGCGCGCCGTCACCCAGCCGGACAGTTACGACATCGCCGATATCGAATACTGGATTTTGAAGAAGGTGTTCCCCACCGGCGTGATCCAGCCGATGGATACGTCCAAGCTGACCTATTACGACAAGATCGTGCCGCTGTTCAAAACCGGCAAACTGCTGCCCGATAGCGTCATTGCGCAGGGCACCGCGCCGCACACTGTGGGCTTTGTCGAAGCCCCCGGCGACAAGACCTTTGCCAAGGGAGAAACCGGCTGGTTCACCATGGTGCCGACAATCTACAACGCCGACACCCTGGGCATCCGTCCGGACCTGGTCGGGCGGGACATCACCACCTGGGCCGATATCATGGACCCGGCTTTCAAGGGCAAGGCCGCCATTATCAACGTGCCCTCGATCGGCATCATGGATGCGGCGATGATCATGGAAGCCATGGGCAATATCACCTATGGCGACAAGGGCAACATGACCACGGCCGAAATCGATGCGACCATCGATTTCCTGATCAAGGCCAAGCAGGACGGCCAGTTCCGCGCCTTCTGGAAGAGCTTCGATGAGAGCGTGAACCTGATGAGTTCGGGCGAAGTCGTGATCCAGTCCATGTGGTCGCCGGCCGTGGCTGCCGTCCGCTCCAAGGGCATCGCCTGCACCTATCAGCCGCTCAAGGAAGGCTATCGCTCCTGGGGCGGCGGTCTGGGTCTGGCGGCCCACCTGCAGGGTGCCCAGCTCGACGCGGCCTACGAATATATCAACTGGTACACGTCCGGCTGGGTCGGCGGCTATCTTAACCGCCAGGGCTACTACTCGGCGGCCATGGAGACGGCCAAGGAGCACATGTCGGCCGACGAATGGGGTTACTGGATCGAAGGCAAGGCCGCCACGGGCGACATTCTGGCTCCCGACGGCACCGTGATGGAAAAGGCCGGCGCCATCCGCGACGGCGGCTCGTTCGAAGAGCGCATGGGCAAGGTCGCCTGCTGGAACTCTGTGATGGACGAAGACCGCTACATGGTCCGCCGCTGGAACGAGTTCATCGCGGCTTGA